In Phaeobacter inhibens DSM 16374, the following proteins share a genomic window:
- a CDS encoding ABC transporter ATP-binding protein, translated as MLDQPIAQIKGLRVEFQTKDGPVVGVKDVSFDVNPGETVCIVGESGSGKSVSSLSLMRLVEFGGGDITSGQLLFDRRDGSEVDLGKTDQSLMKQIRGNEIGMIFQEPMTALNPVFTVGRQLTEGLRVHKNMTKKEAETRALELLREVRIPEPERRLKQYPHELSGGMRQRVVIAMAMACEPRLLIADEPTTALDVTIQAEILALMDRLKRETGTAVMFITHDMAVVAQMADRVVVMFRGNKVEEGTVNEIFENPQHDYTKSLLAAVPKLGEMRGKDYPEPMKLMGVEQQEIAPIKGSDEVLLEVRNLVTRFPVKGGILRRTVANVHAVEDVSFKVFKGQTLSLVGESGCGKSSAGRSLLRLVEPQSGAVEFEGRDILGLNQSELHKARLDMQMIFQDPFASLNPQMQLLDQVAEPMRNYGLASGSELQDRVANLFDRVHLPRSFMRRYPHEMSGGQRQRIAIARALALNPKLIVADEAVSALDVSVQAQVLNLMMELQAELGLSFLFISHDMAVVERVSHQVGVMYLGRIVELGPRARVFENPQHAYTQALMKAVPIADPNQRKSEKDLNFKPIPSPIHDLNYQPEPSQYIEVEPGHFVLTTDSGY; from the coding sequence GTGCTGGATCAACCAATCGCGCAAATCAAAGGGCTCCGGGTGGAGTTTCAGACCAAAGACGGCCCGGTGGTGGGCGTCAAGGATGTCTCCTTTGATGTTAATCCCGGCGAAACCGTTTGCATCGTTGGCGAATCCGGGTCTGGCAAATCTGTGTCCTCGCTATCGCTGATGCGTCTGGTTGAGTTTGGTGGCGGTGATATTACGTCAGGGCAGCTGCTGTTTGATCGCCGCGACGGGAGCGAAGTTGACCTTGGGAAAACCGACCAGTCGCTGATGAAACAGATTCGGGGCAATGAGATCGGGATGATCTTTCAGGAGCCGATGACCGCGCTGAACCCGGTGTTCACCGTTGGCCGTCAGCTGACCGAAGGGCTGCGCGTCCACAAGAACATGACCAAAAAAGAGGCGGAAACCCGGGCTCTGGAGCTGTTGCGTGAGGTGCGGATCCCTGAGCCGGAACGCCGTCTGAAGCAATACCCGCATGAACTATCCGGCGGTATGCGCCAGCGGGTCGTGATTGCGATGGCAATGGCCTGTGAGCCGCGCCTGCTGATCGCGGACGAGCCGACAACCGCTTTGGATGTTACCATCCAGGCCGAAATTCTCGCTCTGATGGACCGTCTAAAGCGGGAAACTGGCACCGCGGTGATGTTTATCACCCACGATATGGCCGTCGTGGCGCAGATGGCAGACCGTGTGGTTGTCATGTTCCGTGGCAACAAAGTCGAAGAGGGTACGGTCAACGAGATCTTCGAAAACCCGCAGCATGACTACACTAAATCTCTGTTGGCCGCGGTTCCGAAGCTGGGCGAGATGCGCGGCAAGGACTATCCCGAGCCGATGAAGCTGATGGGCGTAGAGCAGCAGGAGATTGCCCCAATCAAAGGCAGCGACGAGGTGCTTCTGGAGGTGCGCAACCTGGTGACGCGTTTCCCCGTCAAGGGGGGCATCCTGCGTCGCACAGTGGCTAATGTGCATGCGGTCGAGGATGTGTCCTTCAAGGTGTTCAAGGGGCAGACCCTGTCGCTGGTTGGTGAATCCGGCTGCGGCAAATCTTCTGCCGGTCGGTCCCTCCTGCGATTGGTGGAGCCGCAATCCGGGGCGGTGGAATTCGAAGGCCGCGATATCCTCGGCCTGAACCAGAGCGAGCTGCACAAGGCGCGGCTTGATATGCAGATGATTTTTCAGGATCCCTTTGCCTCCCTCAACCCGCAGATGCAGCTGCTGGATCAGGTGGCGGAACCGATGCGCAACTACGGTTTGGCTTCTGGGTCCGAGTTGCAGGACCGGGTTGCCAACCTGTTTGACCGGGTGCATCTGCCGCGCAGCTTCATGCGCCGGTATCCGCATGAGATGTCCGGTGGTCAACGTCAGCGAATCGCCATTGCCCGCGCCCTTGCACTCAATCCGAAACTGATTGTCGCGGATGAGGCGGTGTCGGCGCTGGACGTGTCCGTGCAGGCGCAGGTGCTTAATCTGATGATGGAACTTCAGGCCGAACTGGGGCTGTCGTTCCTGTTTATCAGCCATGATATGGCCGTTGTTGAACGGGTCAGCCATCAGGTTGGCGTGATGTATCTGGGCCGCATTGTCGAACTCGGACCGCGGGCGCGCGTGTTTGAGAACCCACAGCACGCCTACACGCAGGCCTTGATGAAGGCGGTTCCGATTGCTGATCCCAACCAGCGCAAATCGGAGAAGGATCTGAATTTCAAACCGATTCCGTCGCCGATCCACGATCTGAACTATCAGCCCGAACCCTCGCAGTACATTGAGGTGGAACCGGGGCATTTTGTTCTGACCACGGATAGCGGTTACTAA
- a CDS encoding peptide ABC transporter substrate-binding protein — protein MKIKTLLLGAIASAALAPAAFAERGSDGQVNIIYWQAPSILNPFLSGGTKDVESASLVIEPLARYDPQGEMVPYLVEEIPTVDNGGVSEDLTSITWKIKPGLLWSDGTPFTSKDVKFTADYCMHPEGGCAQVTKFEGVTNVEAVDDLTVKVTFDKPTPFPYGPFVGGESPIIQAAQFADCVGAKAPECTTANFAPIGTGPFVVDEFKPNDVITMSANTNYRDPAKPAFAKVLFKGGGDATAAGRAVMETGEFDYAWNLQLAPEVIAQMETGGKGVPVAGFGPLVERIMLNNTNPDPALGPDERSVIRPHPFLSDPAVYKALSLAIDRPLLVEIGYGKAGKVGCNWVPAPAAFASDTFDCSTQDIAAANAMLDEAGYKDTNGDGVRETPDGKPMKILYQTSTNAVRQDFQALIKQWWSEIGIETELRNINSSVFFGGDPGSPDTFQKFYADVEMYANTFNGTDPQSYLGNGLCDKAPRPDSQWQGENISRFCDEEFDKLHAELSQTAGLEARAEIAKRLNDIIVEKGGMIPLVHRGRLSARSNTLGGVDLNVWDTELWNAADWHRTE, from the coding sequence ATGAAAATCAAGACCCTTTTGCTGGGTGCAATTGCGTCAGCCGCGCTTGCCCCCGCAGCCTTTGCCGAACGGGGATCGGACGGCCAGGTAAACATTATTTATTGGCAAGCCCCGTCCATCCTGAACCCGTTCCTGTCGGGCGGTACCAAGGATGTGGAATCGGCGTCGTTGGTGATCGAACCGCTCGCACGCTACGACCCACAGGGCGAAATGGTCCCATATCTGGTTGAAGAGATCCCCACTGTCGACAATGGCGGCGTGAGCGAAGATCTCACTTCGATCACCTGGAAAATCAAGCCCGGCCTTCTTTGGTCCGATGGCACGCCTTTCACCTCCAAGGATGTGAAATTCACCGCTGACTACTGCATGCACCCCGAAGGCGGCTGCGCACAGGTCACCAAATTCGAAGGCGTCACCAACGTCGAGGCTGTTGATGATCTGACCGTCAAGGTCACCTTCGACAAACCGACTCCCTTCCCTTATGGCCCGTTTGTGGGCGGCGAAAGCCCGATCATCCAGGCTGCGCAGTTTGCTGATTGCGTCGGCGCCAAAGCGCCTGAATGCACCACCGCCAACTTTGCGCCCATCGGCACCGGTCCGTTTGTGGTGGATGAGTTCAAGCCCAATGACGTGATCACCATGTCGGCCAACACCAACTACCGTGATCCGGCGAAGCCTGCCTTTGCCAAGGTTCTGTTCAAAGGTGGCGGCGACGCAACCGCAGCCGGTCGTGCCGTTATGGAAACTGGTGAGTTCGACTACGCCTGGAATCTCCAGCTGGCCCCCGAAGTCATCGCGCAGATGGAAACCGGCGGCAAAGGCGTGCCAGTCGCGGGCTTTGGCCCTCTGGTTGAACGTATCATGCTGAACAACACCAACCCCGATCCGGCGCTTGGCCCGGATGAGCGTTCGGTGATCCGCCCGCATCCGTTCCTTAGCGATCCTGCGGTCTACAAAGCCCTGTCTCTGGCCATCGACCGTCCGCTGCTGGTGGAAATCGGTTATGGCAAGGCAGGCAAAGTCGGCTGTAACTGGGTTCCTGCCCCTGCAGCCTTTGCGTCGGATACCTTCGACTGCTCGACTCAAGACATCGCCGCCGCAAACGCAATGCTGGACGAAGCGGGCTACAAGGACACCAACGGTGATGGCGTGCGGGAAACACCCGACGGCAAGCCAATGAAGATCCTGTACCAGACATCGACCAACGCTGTGCGTCAGGATTTCCAGGCGCTGATCAAACAGTGGTGGAGCGAAATCGGCATTGAAACCGAGCTGCGCAACATCAACTCTTCGGTCTTCTTCGGTGGTGATCCGGGTTCCCCCGACACCTTCCAGAAGTTCTATGCTGACGTCGAAATGTACGCCAACACCTTCAACGGCACCGACCCGCAGTCCTATCTGGGCAACGGTCTGTGCGACAAGGCACCGCGTCCTGACAGCCAGTGGCAGGGTGAGAACATCTCCCGCTTCTGCGACGAGGAATTCGACAAGCTGCACGCCGAACTGTCCCAAACGGCTGGTCTGGAAGCGCGTGCGGAAATCGCCAAGCGCCTGAACGATATCATTGTCGAAAAAGGTGGCATGATTCCACTGGTTCACCGTGGCCGTCTGTCCGCGCGCTCCAACACCCTGGGTGGCGTGGATCTGAACGTCTGGGACACCGAGCTGTGGAACGCAGCTGACTGGCACCGCACCGAGTAA
- a CDS encoding M20 aminoacylase family protein codes for MPIKNRLSEMHAEITGWRRHLHQIPELLYEVHKTAAFVEEKLRSFGITDITTGIGRTGVVAVIEGKANTSGRVIGLRADMDALPITEATGLDYASQTPGLMHACGHDGHTSILLGTAKYLAETRNFDGKVVLIFQPAEEGGAGGKAMCDDGMMDRWGIQEVYGLHNAPGIPVGEFAIRPGPLLASSDEFEIIVTGVGGHAATPHEAIDTTLVASQIVVSLHSIVSRNIDPLKHVVLTVGTFETDSTASNVIAHTARLQGTVRTLETECRGQAEIRVRRIAEDVASAYGAKAEMIWTPGYPVTVNTEAETGYAVEAARAVAAKVTDDTDPIMPSEDFAYMLEERPGAYIFLGNGDTAMCHHPAYDFDDEAIPLGCSWFAELVERRMPAA; via the coding sequence ATGCCGATCAAGAATCGCCTGTCCGAAATGCACGCTGAGATCACCGGCTGGCGGCGTCACCTGCATCAGATTCCGGAGCTGCTTTATGAGGTGCATAAGACAGCGGCCTTTGTCGAGGAGAAGCTCCGCAGCTTTGGTATCACAGACATCACCACCGGGATTGGCCGGACCGGTGTTGTCGCTGTGATCGAGGGCAAGGCGAACACCTCTGGCCGGGTCATTGGCCTGCGCGCGGATATGGATGCCCTGCCGATAACCGAGGCGACCGGGCTGGATTATGCCTCCCAAACGCCGGGGCTGATGCATGCCTGCGGTCATGATGGTCACACCTCGATCCTGCTCGGTACCGCCAAATATCTGGCCGAGACCCGCAACTTCGACGGCAAGGTGGTGCTGATCTTCCAGCCCGCTGAAGAAGGCGGTGCCGGGGGCAAGGCGATGTGTGACGATGGCATGATGGATCGCTGGGGTATTCAGGAAGTCTATGGCCTTCATAATGCGCCGGGCATTCCTGTGGGCGAATTTGCCATTCGCCCGGGGCCGCTGCTGGCCTCTTCCGATGAATTCGAGATCATCGTGACCGGTGTTGGCGGCCATGCCGCAACCCCGCATGAGGCGATTGATACCACTCTGGTCGCCTCGCAGATCGTGGTGTCGCTGCATTCAATCGTTTCGCGCAATATCGACCCGTTGAAACATGTCGTACTGACGGTCGGTACCTTTGAAACGGATAGCACCGCGTCCAACGTCATTGCGCACACGGCCCGCTTGCAAGGCACTGTGCGCACGTTGGAGACTGAATGCAGAGGGCAGGCTGAGATCCGCGTGCGCCGCATCGCGGAAGATGTGGCTTCCGCCTATGGGGCCAAGGCTGAGATGATCTGGACACCGGGCTATCCGGTGACAGTCAATACCGAAGCTGAGACAGGCTACGCGGTTGAGGCGGCACGCGCAGTGGCAGCCAAGGTCACGGATGATACTGACCCGATCATGCCATCAGAGGATTTCGCCTATATGCTGGAAGAGCGTCCGGGCGCCTATATCTTCCTCGGCAACGGGGACACCGCCATGTGCCACCATCCGGCCTATGATTTCGACGATGAAGCGATCCCGCTGGGGTGCAGCTGGTTTGCCGAACTGGTCGAACGACGTATGCCCGCAGCCTGA
- a CDS encoding ABC transporter permease — protein MTDKDRLVPDEGIAPASTALPAAGVMEELDQPPRSQWLDVWDQFKSHKGAMLGGALFLLIVLTVYLGPFFWDIDATRIDIRARNQGPSWAHPFGTDQLGRDMLARMMAGGATSVSVGLTAMLLALFLGSLVGVMAGFFKRLDGPLMRLTDLFLALPLLPLLLVMMLLFREPLNATFGPEQGIFILIVASIGITSWMPTARIVRGDVLAIKEREFVLAARSIGTTNTKLISRHILPNVLSPIMVSATLGIATAIITESALSFLGLGFPPDFPTWGRLLYDATDYLQQYPERVFWPGMAISMTVLSVNYLGDGLRDALDPRIRGR, from the coding sequence ATGACTGATAAGGACCGTCTGGTTCCCGACGAAGGGATTGCCCCCGCCTCCACCGCCCTGCCCGCCGCAGGTGTGATGGAAGAGCTGGACCAACCGCCCCGCAGCCAATGGCTGGATGTGTGGGATCAGTTCAAATCGCACAAGGGCGCTATGCTTGGCGGGGCCTTGTTCCTGCTGATTGTACTGACGGTTTATCTTGGACCGTTTTTCTGGGACATCGATGCCACGCGCATTGATATTCGCGCACGTAACCAAGGCCCCAGCTGGGCGCACCCCTTTGGTACCGATCAGCTGGGGCGCGACATGCTGGCCCGGATGATGGCAGGGGGGGCGACATCTGTTTCGGTTGGTCTGACTGCAATGCTGCTGGCCTTGTTCCTTGGTTCGCTGGTTGGCGTGATGGCGGGGTTTTTCAAACGGCTCGACGGCCCGCTGATGCGTCTGACTGATCTGTTCCTGGCGCTGCCTCTGCTGCCACTGCTGTTGGTCATGATGCTGCTGTTCCGCGAGCCGCTGAACGCAACCTTTGGACCGGAACAGGGGATTTTCATCCTGATCGTGGCCTCCATCGGCATCACCAGTTGGATGCCCACCGCACGGATTGTGCGGGGCGATGTGCTGGCGATCAAGGAACGCGAGTTCGTGCTGGCCGCGCGCTCCATCGGGACCACCAACACCAAGCTGATCTCGCGTCACATTCTGCCCAATGTGCTGTCGCCCATCATGGTCTCGGCCACACTGGGGATTGCGACCGCCATCATCACCGAGTCGGCTTTGTCCTTCCTCGGCCTTGGCTTCCCGCCGGATTTCCCCACATGGGGCCGCCTGCTCTATGATGCGACGGACTATCTTCAGCAGTATCCCGAGCGGGTGTTCTGGCCCGGCATGGCGATTTCCATGACCGTGCTGAGCGTCAACTACCTTGGAGACGGTCTGCGTGATGCGCTGGATCCGCGGATCCGGGGCCGCTGA
- a CDS encoding YeeE/YedE family protein yields MFETLGFEDTTARAVSVLFALGLGILFGGLAQLTRFCFRRAVVGEDRRQAAGVWAMALAVAVLGTQAGVALGWISFAEHRLMVADLPIAAVILGGVMFGVGMVLTRGCVSRLMVLTGSGNLRALVVIVTFAIVAHATLKGVLAPLRTWIGGVTLPVGDYASLATLTGAPLVVAAVIAAAALVLALRSGNRALPLLGGALIGALVPLAWVGTGYVLFDEFDPIAMESLSFTAPSAETLFYTLASSAVPAGFGTGLVGGVLIGALVAALLSGSFQWQSFESPRQTGRYLSGAVLMGIGGVLAGGCTVGAGLAGIPTLSLAAVLALVSIAAGGLAADAWINAAASGSDAQRATPAVQPAE; encoded by the coding sequence ATGTTCGAAACACTTGGCTTTGAAGACACCACCGCCCGCGCGGTTTCGGTCCTGTTTGCCCTGGGTCTCGGGATCCTCTTTGGCGGCCTCGCGCAGCTGACCCGGTTTTGCTTTCGCCGCGCCGTGGTCGGTGAGGATCGCCGACAGGCCGCAGGCGTCTGGGCGATGGCACTGGCTGTCGCCGTTCTCGGGACACAGGCGGGTGTGGCGCTTGGCTGGATCAGCTTTGCCGAGCATCGCCTGATGGTGGCCGATCTGCCCATCGCTGCTGTGATCCTCGGCGGGGTGATGTTCGGCGTCGGGATGGTGCTGACACGCGGCTGTGTCTCCCGGCTGATGGTGCTGACCGGCAGCGGTAACCTACGCGCGCTGGTGGTGATCGTGACCTTTGCCATTGTTGCCCATGCCACGCTTAAAGGCGTGCTTGCTCCGTTGCGCACCTGGATTGGCGGCGTAACCTTGCCGGTCGGCGACTATGCCTCATTGGCGACACTGACCGGTGCGCCCTTGGTGGTTGCCGCAGTGATCGCTGCTGCTGCGCTTGTCCTAGCCCTGCGCTCCGGCAATCGTGCGCTGCCACTGCTCGGCGGGGCACTGATCGGCGCGCTGGTGCCGCTTGCCTGGGTGGGCACTGGCTATGTGCTGTTCGACGAATTTGACCCGATCGCGATGGAGAGCCTGTCGTTTACCGCGCCCTCTGCCGAGACTCTGTTCTATACTCTGGCCTCCAGTGCCGTACCGGCTGGCTTTGGTACTGGTCTGGTCGGTGGCGTGCTGATCGGCGCGCTGGTCGCCGCCCTCCTGAGTGGCAGTTTTCAATGGCAGAGCTTTGAGAGCCCGCGCCAGACAGGCCGCTACCTCAGTGGCGCTGTGTTGATGGGTATTGGCGGTGTTCTGGCAGGCGGTTGCACCGTTGGTGCAGGCCTTGCGGGTATTCCGACACTCAGCCTTGCCGCGGTGCTGGCGCTGGTGTCAATCGCAGCAGGTGGCCTGGCCGCAGATGCCTGGATCAATGCAGCCGCTTCCGGATCTGACGCACAGCGAGCCACACCAGCAGTACAACCGGCAGAGTAA
- a CDS encoding M20 aminoacylase family protein, with amino-acid sequence MPVKNRFAEMHAEITAWRRDIHQNPEILYETHRTSASVAEKLRTFGCDEVVTGIGRTGVVGVIRGRSDTQNRAIGLRADMDALPMAEDTGLPHASQIEGAMHACGHDGHTAMLLGAAKYLAETRNFDGTAVVIFQPAEEGGNGAEAMCKDGLMDRFGIDEVYAIHNSPGLELGKFALRPGPILASVDEFIIRLQGRGGHAAKPQETADTTVMMCQLITALQSIVSRNVDPVMQAVLSVTSAETSSKAYNVIPDRAEVKGTIRTHSPDVRAQIPERLRAVTAGIALTFGGSAEVEFVNGVPVTINDAEATGHAHAAALAVAGDCEEVALAMGGEDFSFMLEERPGAMIRVGNGPSAGLHHPAYDFNDDAIPAGCSWFVTLIEQRLPLPR; translated from the coding sequence ATGCCCGTGAAGAACCGCTTTGCTGAAATGCACGCCGAAATCACCGCCTGGCGTCGGGATATCCATCAGAACCCCGAGATCCTCTACGAGACGCACCGCACCAGCGCGTCGGTCGCCGAGAAGCTGCGCACCTTTGGCTGTGACGAGGTGGTGACGGGCATCGGCCGGACCGGTGTTGTCGGGGTGATCCGGGGCCGCAGCGATACCCAAAACCGGGCGATTGGTCTGCGCGCCGATATGGACGCGCTCCCTATGGCAGAGGACACCGGCCTGCCGCATGCATCGCAGATTGAGGGCGCGATGCACGCCTGCGGCCATGACGGTCATACTGCGATGCTGCTGGGGGCTGCGAAATACCTTGCGGAGACCCGCAATTTCGATGGCACTGCGGTAGTGATCTTTCAGCCAGCCGAAGAAGGTGGCAATGGTGCCGAGGCCATGTGCAAGGATGGCTTGATGGACCGATTCGGTATTGATGAGGTCTATGCCATCCACAATTCGCCGGGGTTGGAGCTGGGCAAATTCGCCTTGCGGCCCGGCCCGATCCTGGCCTCCGTCGATGAGTTCATCATCCGTCTTCAGGGGCGTGGCGGCCATGCTGCCAAACCACAGGAAACCGCCGATACCACCGTGATGATGTGCCAGTTGATTACTGCCCTGCAATCCATCGTGTCGCGGAACGTCGATCCGGTGATGCAGGCCGTTCTGTCGGTCACCTCGGCAGAAACGTCATCGAAGGCCTATAACGTCATTCCCGACCGTGCCGAGGTAAAAGGCACCATTCGCACGCATTCTCCGGACGTTCGGGCGCAAATCCCGGAGCGGCTGCGTGCGGTGACTGCCGGTATCGCGCTGACCTTTGGCGGCTCTGCAGAGGTGGAGTTCGTGAACGGTGTCCCGGTAACCATCAATGATGCGGAGGCTACCGGTCATGCTCACGCTGCTGCACTGGCAGTGGCGGGTGACTGTGAGGAGGTCGCGCTGGCCATGGGTGGTGAGGACTTCTCCTTCATGCTGGAGGAACGCCCCGGTGCAATGATCCGCGTCGGCAATGGCCCCTCGGCAGGTCTGCATCACCCAGCCTATGACTTCAACGACGATGCCATCCCGGCCGGATGCAGCTGGTTCGTCACCCTGATCGAACAGCGCCTGCCGCTGCCCCGATAG
- a CDS encoding ABC transporter permease, whose protein sequence is MLTFTIRRLVLSVPTLLFISLVIFLLLELAPGDPMAQVPLTVPPEVKEKMREALGLGQPAHIRFWKWIVQFFWIEPQVLIDHYFGTSFSAGDLRVISWQTRSPVMDIVVQRMPQTLWVVGTAYLVAIAIALPIGIYSAYRQYSWFDQVGTFVSMVGFSVPPFFSGVLVIVIFSVQLGWFPSIYDTTHVVNSWDSFVKQLQQMVMPVMVLALQITAQLSRFMRASMLDNLNQDYVRTARAKGLSEYVVVMVHVLRNSMIPVVTVIALGIPAIFGGAIITEQVFKVNGIGQLLIGAIEANDLPMVQTLTFIFAVLIVLFNLIADVLYGILDPRIRYD, encoded by the coding sequence ATGCTGACCTTTACAATCAGACGCCTTGTCCTGTCGGTTCCGACGCTTCTGTTCATCAGCCTTGTTATCTTTTTGCTGCTTGAACTCGCGCCCGGTGACCCGATGGCTCAGGTCCCTCTGACCGTCCCCCCCGAAGTCAAAGAAAAGATGCGTGAGGCGCTTGGCCTTGGCCAACCCGCGCATATCCGATTCTGGAAATGGATCGTACAGTTCTTCTGGATCGAACCTCAGGTTCTGATCGACCATTATTTTGGCACCAGCTTTTCAGCCGGTGACCTGCGCGTGATCTCCTGGCAGACCCGCTCGCCAGTGATGGATATCGTTGTGCAGCGCATGCCGCAGACCCTCTGGGTTGTGGGCACTGCCTATCTGGTGGCGATCGCCATCGCCCTGCCTATCGGCATTTATTCGGCCTACCGCCAGTACAGCTGGTTCGATCAGGTCGGCACCTTTGTGTCGATGGTCGGCTTCTCGGTGCCGCCGTTCTTCTCCGGCGTATTGGTGATCGTGATTTTCTCGGTTCAGCTTGGTTGGTTCCCCTCCATCTATGACACCACTCATGTGGTGAACAGTTGGGACTCCTTCGTCAAACAGCTGCAACAGATGGTCATGCCGGTCATGGTTCTGGCCTTGCAAATCACCGCACAGCTCAGCCGCTTCATGCGCGCGTCGATGCTGGACAACCTCAACCAGGATTACGTCCGCACCGCCCGCGCCAAGGGCCTCAGCGAATATGTGGTTGTGATGGTCCATGTGCTGCGCAATTCAATGATTCCCGTGGTCACCGTGATTGCCTTGGGCATTCCCGCGATCTTCGGCGGCGCCATCATCACTGAACAGGTGTTCAAGGTGAACGGCATCGGTCAGCTGCTGATCGGCGCGATTGAGGCCAACGACCTGCCGATGGTGCAGACACTGACCTTCATCTTCGCGGTGCTGATTGTTCTCTTCAACCTGATCGCAGACGTGCTCTATGGCATTCTAGACCCGAGGATCCGCTATGACTGA
- the argE gene encoding acetylornithine deacetylase, protein MADQLTPLEIMTKLISFPTVSSETNLPLVDWVEGYLASHGITAHRWVDPDQPHKAAVFAHVGPDVEGAVVLSGHTDVVPIEGQPWDSDPFTVVERDGKYFGRGTCDMKGFDALAIWALVAAHHRGVARPLQLALSFDEEVGCTGAPPMIVAMQDVLPKGSCVIVGEPSVMRPVTGHKGGIGYSTHLVGFEVHSSLMHTGVSAIMQGARLIDWANGRNAENMAKTPDDVAALFTPPFTTCHVGMINGGTAHNITAKDCRFVMDFRVVPGESAAEWEAAYLAKVRDIEAEMQAVHPDTRIDVSKKFNVPGLVPEVEGEAETLVRALTGDNGTHVVSYGTEAGQFQEAGYSAVICGPGDIAQAHQPNEYIDVSQFNAGHRFMQQLIDRFAI, encoded by the coding sequence ATGGCAGACCAGCTCACCCCGCTGGAGATCATGACCAAGCTGATCTCCTTTCCCACCGTCAGCAGCGAAACCAACCTGCCATTGGTGGATTGGGTTGAGGGCTATCTTGCCAGCCACGGCATCACTGCGCACCGCTGGGTCGATCCCGATCAGCCGCACAAGGCCGCGGTCTTTGCCCATGTCGGCCCCGACGTTGAAGGGGCGGTGGTGCTGTCAGGGCATACAGATGTTGTGCCGATTGAGGGGCAGCCCTGGGATAGCGATCCCTTCACCGTGGTGGAGCGGGACGGGAAATATTTCGGTCGCGGCACCTGCGATATGAAAGGCTTTGACGCCTTGGCGATCTGGGCCTTGGTCGCGGCGCACCACCGTGGTGTCGCGCGGCCTTTGCAGCTTGCGCTCAGCTTTGATGAGGAGGTGGGCTGCACCGGCGCACCGCCGATGATTGTCGCGATGCAGGACGTTTTGCCCAAGGGATCCTGCGTCATCGTTGGTGAGCCTTCGGTGATGCGCCCGGTGACCGGGCACAAGGGCGGCATCGGCTACAGCACCCACCTAGTAGGCTTTGAGGTGCACAGCTCGCTCATGCACACTGGTGTCAGCGCCATCATGCAAGGCGCCCGGCTGATCGATTGGGCCAATGGGCGCAATGCTGAGAATATGGCCAAGACGCCAGATGACGTGGCAGCGCTGTTCACGCCGCCATTCACCACCTGTCATGTCGGGATGATTAATGGCGGCACTGCCCATAACATCACTGCCAAGGATTGCCGTTTCGTAATGGATTTCCGGGTTGTTCCCGGCGAATCTGCCGCCGAATGGGAAGCAGCCTATCTGGCCAAGGTGCGCGATATTGAGGCGGAGATGCAGGCGGTCCATCCAGACACCCGTATCGATGTCAGCAAGAAGTTCAACGTGCCGGGTCTTGTTCCCGAGGTCGAGGGCGAAGCCGAAACTCTGGTGCGCGCGCTCACCGGTGACAATGGCACCCATGTGGTGAGCTATGGCACCGAGGCCGGACAGTTTCAGGAGGCGGGCTATTCCGCTGTGATCTGTGGACCCGGTGATATCGCGCAGGCTCATCAGCCGAATGAGTATATCGATGTGTCGCAGTTCAATGCAGGCCACCGGTTCATGCAGCAGCTGATTGACAGGTTCGCAATCTGA